A window of Cheilinus undulatus linkage group 23, ASM1832078v1, whole genome shotgun sequence genomic DNA:
GGAAGATTCAAACGTTACTCAAGGACAAGTCTGAAAAGGATAAATTTATCAAAGTGAGTTTTACCTCACCCATGATATTTTTGGGTCCATCTATTTACAAATAATTTGTTTCTCCAGGCTGCAAGTTTGACTACCATCCATTTATGCTTTCTTTCCAAGGAGTTGTTTCCAGAACTATATGGAGCCCGCTTTGATACAGTGTTACAGATCCTGCTGTGGGAGTTCTTCTACCGACTGGAGGAGTTTCTCCCCGTGCCAAGTTTCTCAAAGGTAAACAGAAACAATCAAAGAACTTGATTACATGTCTTCTACTACTTACAAATAAATTCTATTGTGATGCATAGTTCTGTTAGATTCAAAGcttaagtcaggggtgtcacactcaaggcccaggggctaaatctggcccatggtacaATTATAACTGGCcagcaagatcatatcatacttttattaaaactggcccaccagtatgaagtctgcaggtttcctccagtataaaaaggaaaatttatccttgataatttaaaatatccttgttaagtcagaaaaatctgaaaacataaagggtaaaaatatttagatattaGTCAGAATTTTTggaaaagaaatacatttgtgtttttatttcatatattcaaTTTTGCAATTCAAAATTGCCACTTaagctcattattttgactttttatttcatattttgaactttaagagtcacagttttaaatactaattcatattttgacattaacactcatgatttcaaattttatttcatttttttacctttaaacttgtgaattttatcccatattttgatctttaaaactcagtatttcatattttgacctataaaacttctgattttgacttttatcaccaattttgacctttcagacttATAATTTAAATTTGATCACATATTTCAACCAtcttaattcatgattttgaattttatctcacattttgagctttaaaactcaatatttcacaattttaccttttaaatgcatgatttttgatttttttcatatttacatgTTATTCTTATgctattcttttttaaattttaatttatattttgacctttgaactccaACCTTTGACTTTGAATcccttataaaaaaaaagaaattacactCATAACTGAAAAATgtatctcatgttttgtcctttaaattcataattttgacttttatacaaatttaaaccttttaaactcatgatttcaaatttttattttatattttgaccttttagagtcaaaattttaaatattaatatttcgacattttaaactcttagAGTCATAATTTACCATTTCATCTCATATGTATACCTTTAACTCATGGTTTCAGtgtttatctcatactttgacctttaaaacataaGACTTCATATTTCAAGTATTTCATATTTGCAGAATGCAATGAAAACCATTACTTAGAAGGAcattttaacaacctttttcccttttaagaCCATAAAATACAGACTGTGTATAATATATTTGTGCCACTTAtgtttttgatttgaaaataataCACACTTAAATCCTGTCAAGAGTGATCATTTAAGTTGAGACTGAAATTCAGAGACAACACTGACAatgaaactgatttttaaaattttacaggTGTCCTCCTTTATCGACCTGTCCTCTTTTGACTACGGATATGAGCAGTTTCTCTGTGATCAAAACGATATCAAGACAATTCTGCAGCATCAAAAGCAGAGAAGAAAGCTGCCTAAAAGTAAAGGCCTGTTTCCATTTGGCAGTTGAATATGAATCCATCTTTAAATTAACTGCATAAAGATGCAGTTGTTAGATTTGACGTAACAGATGTATTCTACCCTTCAGGTGAATTCTCCTTCTTGTCGGACATTATCCTGTCCACATTAGCATCCGAGCAGACATCAGTGGATTCAGGAGATCCCACTGAAGGTGTAGGTGATGGTGAAGATGGAGACGACACAGATGAAGAGACAGATGACAGTTCAGACTCGCATTGGCAGGACAGAGGGCTGTCACCACTGACAAACTCTCCATGCTCTGAAAGGGGTGGGCCAGCAGGAGATAATGGTGAGCCTCtgtaatttaagaaaaaaagtattgACTACAAATTTAAGAACAGCTTTTGGGCATTTGTGGCTGGAACATTCActtaagaaaatgaaaaaacactgaattaacAAGATAATTATTTATTAGTATTACCAACTACTTACAGATGCACtctaaaaagacaaatatttgtGCCTTGTTTTTACCCACAGATGATGGCAACAACTTAGTCCCTCAAGGCACCCTAAGTTCCCCACCAGTTGTGCATGAAACACAAGTGACACTCCAGGAGCAAAACTCATCAAATCCTGCAGTGAGCAGCACAGGAGTCCTGGAAAATGACAGTGGAGGGTTCAAGCTGAACTTAGCCTCCTCTTTAAAGGATATTGAAGACCGCACCTGTCCTGTGTGTTACAAGACTTTCAGCCGAGCAAACGCGGCAAGACGTCATATAAAAGATGCACATCCAACTCAGGTGTTCCGCTGcaacaaatgtgacaaaactTTCCAAACAAACTGTCGCCTTGTCACACATCTTCAAGCTCACTCCAATGAAAGGCCGTATGTTTGTTCCTACTGTGGCAAAAGACTCTCATGTCCTAAAGTGCTGAAAACTCATATACGAGTTCACACTGGGGAGCGCCCGTATGCATGCAAGTTTTGCAATAAGAAATTTGACCAGAAGTACACGCTGACATCACACATCAGATTGCACAGAGGGGAGAAGCCGTTCTTGTGCAGCTATTGTGgtaaaacattttcatccaaGGGTGGTTTGATGGTGCATACACGGCTCCACACTGGAGAAAGACCATATCGCTGCAAGGAATGTGGACAAGGTTACAGAACACTGCAAACACTCAAAGCCCATCAAACTCTTCACACTGGGGAGCGTCCATACTCCTGCCATCTGTGTGGAAAGCGTTTCCGCCTCAGTTCAGGACTGACAAAACACATGATCATTCACAGTGGGGAGAAGCCTTATCAGTGTGTTATCTGTGAAAAGAGATTTAACCTAGCAAGCAACCTGAAGATACATATGAGAAGTcaccaaacaacaaaaaaagccaaGGCACCAACAGAGTGATCTCATCAGTGTGGGCCCTCAAGATGACAACAGGTCAagtttgtgtttgcatttttttgttgaaattagGGTTTTCATGATACCAGAGTTCACATGTTAATACAATTctagttaaaagaaaaaaatatatcagtaCCACAGCAATGTTAAGTCCTAAAACTGAATATTGGTAAAACTCTTCTTTTTAATGTCTTAAAAAGTAGGCAGACTCATGCACACTTTGTGACTTGTATTGAGAAGTGCTGTACAAACTAAGTACAATTACTGTTAATATACTAAGCCAAAGTTGTTTCAAATGTATCTGTAATTAAGGCTGGTCACATGATagaagatttttaaatcttagTATCAAAAATGTGGGAGACCATGAACAAGGACAgtttcaaatgattttaaagctcAGAAGAAAACCAAACATTGAGGATGATTGAAATCTTCAGCTAAATGTCCGCAAGGAGTCTGGGTGCAGATCCCTGACACACCGTCTTCCAGACCACTACTGAGATGCTTGCTCTATCAGAAGTGATTTTCTGCTACAacattataaatatatatatttttttattcaactttatccATTAACGAGTCTGGCAGGTACACAAaactttgttagttttagccttagctatgtcagcggcattaaaacagaaatacacgctaaaactttcaaaatatcagattaaacttccagtttaggttaaggtaagggttggGGTACCAGaagtcaaaagtcaaaaacctgatctgcaaaacctgataaaGTGTGTAATAACGCAGAGTAAAGTTTTCTAATTACAGAAGAAGCgtatcctccatgaaaacatttttatgcagcTAACATGGCTAAGGCCTAGGCTAAtaaagctatgctagctacgtaTGCTATATAGATTGTAGCTACGTGGCTAGTTAAAtctaaagctacattagcttatgctaTGCTTGCTTTAGAGTTAGGTTTGTTAGCTACATTGCTACGTTACCTGCATAGCTATGTGTTAcctttagctatgtttacaAAAGCTCATGTTCCTAAAGCTAAATCTAATGTTGCTAGTAAGGTAGTAGTAGCTAGTAATGTAGCTATggcatttttaacttttggtagtctaacccttaccctaatccTAACTGGAATAtcaatgtgattttatttagaaagttttagcgtgtatttctgttctgctGGAGGCGGCAGCTTACCGCAAAGGTCTGCAAGGGGGGGCGTCTAAGATgggtggtctgcagccagacagtCTTGGGCTGTCCTGACATGCAATACAGTTGCAACAGAAATCAGAAAAGGGAGGGAAGTATCAGGttgaaatcctggctgaaattaaagtcaagtttaatgtttgtgagctgtaaaaatTTACATCCCGGGTCGGTGAAGCTACCCGGAATTCTTACTTTTATCGGTTGTTTCTGGTTACATTAGGGGCAGTCTGAGCTGGAAGTATGACCAACAAAACATCCCCTATATAAAGATTAAAAGTCAAGGAGACCCCAGTGCAGTACGGAGTAGGAAAGTAATCATGTGGGGCACCACACACTTTAGGATTCCTTGGGCAAATAATAATGTGCAGTGAACCTTGACTTAGGAAACACAATCCCCCTTGATCGTCAGAGGGGGcctaaagtcaggtttaaagtTATGTAGTGTGTAGTCAGTTAAAGGCAGACCTTTCTCCCTTTTGTAAACACAAGTGCTTTTTAGTACTACCAATTTATAAAATAACAGAGATCATATTCTAAATTACACAGGCAGTATTCTGGGATTACTCACTGTGTGAGCCAGTCAGGTAACCTTTAATACCCTTTTCCCCTCTTTATGTTAAATTTATCGATAGAACGAGAATGGTGGTTTACTTTTTAGTAGATACATCTTGTAGTGTCGCTACTTGACTTGGAAATATCCACAACAATTTGTGGGTGGTTGGAGCAACAAGGGGATCATAGCAGCTGACTGAAGAGAATAATTGTGGTTTGTGACAAATAAGCAGCACAagacatgaatgagatacagcaacagaacggcagcttcCAGCTTTTTTTTGTTAGTAGCTTCTGACTAACATCCAGTGTTTCCACTGCAAAGATAAATGTGCCATGATGGCGGCCATCATCAAAGACATGTCTTGTTACAAGTACAAAAGTAACAAATTTCTTTGGCTTTGAAAACGGTTGGAAATATTTTAGGCCTTCTGAGTACTTGACTCAGAACAAAACATGGGTTTAATAATTTCTAttaaagacatttcagtgcaaaaattctaaaTATTGTTCCTAAAAATCTTGAATCTTTAGGTCTTCTTAATTATTTCACTAAATGTTTATGTTACTGTGCACGACTGCATGTTTATACAGTTTTGTTCACTTGTTTTAGAGTGCTATTGCATGTAGAACAAGAGTCCCTCAGAAAACCTTTATactatttttagtctttttttcagttaaatcttcTTTGTATGTCCAGTAAGATTTACTGCACAGACTCTGCAAGAAAGTTGACTTTTTCCTTAATAAAAGTACTGTGAAGCATAGGAGTGTATGTATGATATATTTGCATGTAGGCTACAATGTACGATAATGAATTCTATTCTTATATTTTAGATTACAAACTGGTTAATTAACAAGCACAATAAGTACGGAAATTCCCcctgtgggactaataaaggaatatcttaagGTTAAAAATTCTCAGGCTTAAgaatattaaggaaaaaaagccatccaaacctacctagCCCGTTGTGAAAATGCAACTAACCCCTTaatctaataactggttgtgccacccttagctgcaacaactgcaagcaagcatttacaataactggcaatgagtcttttacATCCCTGAAggaatttttgaccacttttctttgcagaattgtttatATTCAGCCACaatgaaaggttttttttaagaatgACTGCtaaaggtcatgccacagcatcttaaTGAGgtagcagcaaagcagccccagaccatcacactaccaccgccatgtttgactgttaggatgttctttttaatgaaatgctgtgttagctTTACACCAGAT
This region includes:
- the LOC121505226 gene encoding zinc finger protein 436-like, coding for MARYRDPHLPLSSLNLLIPPLRLMSACLWQVALERNVDKYDKLAEFVSLVTEIVPDLLSYKQRTQLILGLRARIIVELVTKVDPIDCSAVQEHLIIFQKSETSCNQEEDQDQEVKMSKSAFVRKIQTLLKDKSEKDKFIKELFPELYGARFDTVLQILLWEFFYRLEEFLPVPSFSKVSSFIDLSSFDYGYEQFLCDQNDIKTILQHQKQRRKLPKSEFSFLSDIILSTLASEQTSVDSGDPTEGVGDGEDGDDTDEETDDSSDSHWQDRGLSPLTNSPCSERGGPAGDNDDGNNLVPQGTLSSPPVVHETQVTLQEQNSSNPAVSSTGVLENDSGGFKLNLASSLKDIEDRTCPVCYKTFSRANAARRHIKDAHPTQVFRCNKCDKTFQTNCRLVTHLQAHSNERPYVCSYCGKRLSCPKVLKTHIRVHTGERPYACKFCNKKFDQKYTLTSHIRLHRGEKPFLCSYCGKTFSSKGGLMVHTRLHTGERPYRCKECGQGYRTLQTLKAHQTLHTGERPYSCHLCGKRFRLSSGLTKHMIIHSGEKPYQCVICEKRFNLASNLKIHMRSHQTTKKAKAPTE